A single genomic interval of Shewanella halotolerans harbors:
- the uvrA gene encoding excinuclease ABC subunit UvrA, translating into MDKIEVRGARTHNLKNINLTIPRDKLIVITGLSGSGKSSLAFDTLYAEGQRRYVESLSAYARQFLSLMEKPDVDHIEGLSPAISIEQKSTSHNPRSTVGTITEIYDYLRLLFARVGEPRCPTHNQPLAAQTVSQMVDKVLTLPEGSRQMLLAPVINDRKGEHVKLLDSLAAQGFIRARIDGEVCDLSDPPALELHVKHTIEVVVDRFKVRDDLQQRLAESFETALELSGGIATVASMDGDSEELLFSANFACTHCGYSMAELEPRIFSFNNPAGACPTCDGLGVQQFFDADRVITNTELSLAGGAIRGWDRRNFYYFQMLTSLAEHYKFDVEAPFEKLSAKIRNIVLHGSGKESIAFKYINDRGDVVVRNHPFEGILNNMDRRYRETESNAVREELAKYINTQACSSCGGSRLREEARHVFIEDLNLPRLTEWSIGEAMEYFEQLSLTGQRAQIAEKILKEVRDRLGFLVNVGLNYLSLSRSADTLSGGEAQRIRLASQIGAGLVGVMYVLDEPSIGLHQRDNERLLNTLIHLRDLGNTVIVVEHDEDAIRMADHIIDIGPGAGVHGGQVICDGPLKEIIACDESVTGQYISGKKQIHISEKRAQYDASKVIELFGASGNNLKQVDLTIPVGLFTCVTGVSGSGKSTLINDTFYKIAHRQLNGATVDEPAPYQKVSGMDHCDKVVDIDQSPIGRTPRSNPATYTGIFTPIRELFAATQEARTRGYKPGRFSFNVKGGRCEACQGDGLIKVEMHFLPDVYVPCDSCKSKRYNRETLEVRYKGKNIHEVLEMTVEEAREFFDAVPAIARKLQTLMEVGLSYIGLGQSATTLSGGEAQRVKLAKELSKRDTGKTLYILDEPTTGLHFADIQLLLDVLHRLKAHGNTIVVIEHNLDVIKTADWIVDLGPEGGSGGGTILVSGTPEQVAKHPSSHTARFLKPLLKG; encoded by the coding sequence ATGGACAAGATTGAAGTTCGTGGCGCCCGCACCCACAATCTCAAAAACATCAACCTGACGATCCCCAGAGATAAGCTTATTGTGATCACTGGCCTGTCGGGTTCAGGAAAATCCTCACTCGCCTTCGACACCCTCTACGCCGAGGGCCAGCGTCGTTATGTCGAATCCTTGTCGGCTTATGCGCGCCAGTTCCTCAGCCTGATGGAGAAGCCAGATGTGGATCATATCGAGGGCCTGAGTCCGGCGATCTCAATCGAACAGAAATCGACCTCCCATAACCCGCGCTCCACCGTGGGCACCATCACAGAGATCTACGACTACCTGCGTCTGCTGTTTGCCCGTGTCGGCGAGCCGAGATGTCCGACTCACAACCAACCACTGGCGGCGCAGACCGTCAGCCAGATGGTCGACAAGGTACTCACCCTGCCAGAGGGCAGCCGGCAGATGCTGCTGGCCCCGGTGATCAACGACCGCAAAGGCGAACACGTCAAGCTGCTGGACAGCCTGGCGGCCCAGGGCTTTATCCGCGCCCGTATCGACGGCGAGGTGTGCGACCTGTCCGATCCCCCGGCGCTGGAGCTCCACGTAAAGCACACCATCGAGGTGGTGGTAGATCGCTTCAAGGTGCGTGACGATCTGCAGCAGCGTCTGGCAGAATCCTTCGAGACCGCGCTGGAACTCTCTGGCGGTATCGCCACCGTCGCCTCCATGGACGGCGACAGCGAAGAACTGCTGTTCTCGGCCAACTTTGCCTGTACCCACTGTGGGTACTCCATGGCAGAGCTGGAGCCGCGCATCTTCTCTTTCAACAACCCGGCCGGTGCATGCCCCACCTGTGATGGCCTGGGCGTGCAACAATTTTTCGATGCCGACAGGGTGATCACCAATACCGAACTCTCACTGGCTGGCGGCGCGATCCGCGGCTGGGACAGACGCAACTTCTACTATTTCCAGATGCTCACCTCGCTGGCGGAGCACTATAAGTTCGATGTCGAGGCGCCGTTTGAGAAACTGAGCGCCAAGATACGCAACATAGTGCTGCACGGCTCAGGCAAGGAGAGCATAGCGTTCAAATACATTAACGATCGCGGCGATGTGGTGGTGCGCAACCACCCCTTCGAAGGGATCCTCAATAACATGGACAGACGCTACCGCGAGACGGAATCAAACGCGGTACGCGAAGAGCTGGCCAAGTATATCAACACCCAAGCCTGTAGCAGCTGTGGTGGCTCTCGCCTGCGTGAAGAGGCCCGCCATGTGTTTATCGAAGACCTCAACCTGCCGAGACTCACTGAGTGGTCTATCGGCGAGGCGATGGAATACTTCGAGCAGCTGAGCCTGACCGGCCAGCGGGCACAGATCGCTGAGAAGATCCTCAAGGAGGTGCGCGATCGCCTCGGCTTCCTGGTGAACGTCGGCCTCAACTATCTGAGCCTGTCACGCTCGGCCGACACCCTCTCCGGCGGCGAGGCCCAGCGTATCCGTCTGGCCAGCCAAATCGGCGCCGGCCTAGTTGGCGTCATGTATGTGCTGGATGAACCCTCCATCGGCCTGCACCAGCGAGACAATGAGCGCCTGCTCAACACCTTGATCCACCTTAGGGATCTCGGCAACACGGTAATCGTGGTCGAACACGACGAAGATGCCATCCGCATGGCGGATCATATTATCGATATCGGCCCGGGCGCCGGGGTGCATGGCGGTCAGGTGATCTGCGACGGCCCGCTCAAGGAGATTATCGCCTGCGACGAGTCGGTCACAGGCCAATATATCTCGGGTAAGAAGCAGATCCATATCAGCGAGAAACGCGCCCAGTACGATGCCAGCAAGGTGATCGAACTCTTCGGCGCCTCGGGCAACAACCTCAAGCAGGTCGACCTCACCATTCCCGTCGGCCTGTTTACCTGTGTCACTGGGGTATCGGGCTCGGGCAAGTCGACCCTGATCAACGACACCTTCTACAAGATCGCTCATCGCCAGCTCAACGGCGCCACGGTCGATGAACCCGCGCCTTATCAGAAAGTCTCAGGCATGGATCACTGCGACAAGGTGGTGGATATCGACCAGAGCCCCATCGGCCGCACGCCGCGCTCTAACCCGGCTACCTATACGGGGATCTTTACCCCGATCCGCGAGCTGTTTGCCGCCACCCAGGAGGCGAGAACCCGTGGCTACAAGCCGGGGCGTTTCTCCTTCAACGTCAAGGGCGGACGCTGTGAGGCCTGCCAGGGCGATGGCCTGATCAAGGTGGAGATGCACTTCCTGCCGGATGTGTATGTGCCCTGTGACAGCTGTAAGAGCAAGCGCTATAACCGCGAGACCCTGGAGGTACGCTACAAGGGTAAGAACATCCACGAGGTACTGGAGATGACGGTCGAGGAGGCGCGCGAGTTCTTCGACGCCGTGCCGGCCATCGCCCGCAAGCTGCAGACCCTGATGGAGGTCGGTCTCTCCTACATCGGCCTGGGCCAGAGCGCCACCACCCTCTCTGGTGGTGAGGCTCAAAGGGTTAAGCTGGCCAAGGAGCTGTCGAAACGCGATACCGGCAAGACCCTCTATATTCTGGATGAGCCTACCACGGGTCTGCATTTTGCCGACATTCAGCTGCTGCTGGATGTGCTGCATCGCCTCAAGGCCCATGGCAACACCATAGTGGTTATCGAGCATAACCTGGATGTGATCAAGACGGCGGACTGGATCGTCGACCTCGGCCCAGAGGGCGGCTCCGGTGGCGGCACCATACTGGTCAGCGGCACACCTGAGCAGGTCGCCAAGCATCCAAGCTCCCACACGGCGCGCTTCCTCAAGCCGCTGTTAAAGGGCTAA
- a CDS encoding M28 family peptidase, which yields MRSPYAPVHKHYLRLAPLLSLLKLGLFTLSLITLGLVGCAESANDRRCGDEYQLTWSDQARLLAHVETLSSDQFAGRKTGTDGAVLARDYVIGQMHQAGLTPWQGRFDHNFEYDYQFGTRLGTNIIGILPASEPSDSWRLVVAHYDHLGKQGYKLYHGADDNASGVAGLLEIATHSARLPRDANLMFIATDAEEPGLYGSKAFVDGLMAPDAKLKPSQIQLMVNLDMIGRPARNSRIYLEGRRGFSQFEQIKARLEQTVNLCIRANHPPEAGKTIQKVDWLRASDHYPFHQAGIPWLYFGVPPHKDYHQPSDEASKIDVNFLAAVTETAYKLLIIDTYLLNN from the coding sequence TTGAGAAGTCCCTACGCCCCTGTCCATAAGCACTACTTAAGGCTCGCACCACTGCTAAGTCTACTTAAGCTGGGCCTGTTCACCCTGAGCCTGATCACGCTAGGCCTGGTAGGCTGCGCCGAGAGCGCGAACGATAGGCGCTGCGGCGATGAGTACCAGCTCACCTGGAGCGATCAAGCACGGCTCCTCGCCCACGTCGAGACCCTCAGCAGCGATCAATTCGCCGGGCGCAAGACAGGCACAGACGGCGCCGTCCTGGCCAGAGATTACGTAATCGGTCAGATGCATCAGGCGGGTCTCACTCCCTGGCAGGGCCGTTTCGATCACAACTTTGAATACGACTATCAGTTCGGCACCCGCCTTGGCACCAACATCATAGGCATATTGCCGGCAAGCGAGCCCAGCGACAGTTGGCGTCTGGTGGTCGCCCACTATGATCACTTGGGCAAACAGGGCTATAAGCTCTATCACGGCGCCGACGACAATGCCTCAGGGGTCGCCGGTCTGCTAGAGATCGCTACCCACAGCGCACGCCTACCAAGAGACGCAAACCTGATGTTTATCGCCACCGACGCCGAAGAGCCGGGTCTCTACGGTTCCAAGGCCTTTGTCGACGGTCTGATGGCGCCTGATGCCAAGCTCAAACCGAGTCAGATCCAGCTGATGGTCAATCTCGACATGATAGGCCGCCCCGCACGCAACAGCCGTATTTACCTGGAAGGCCGCCGCGGTTTTAGCCAGTTCGAGCAGATCAAGGCCCGGCTGGAGCAGACGGTCAATCTTTGTATTCGCGCCAATCATCCGCCGGAAGCGGGCAAGACGATACAGAAAGTCGATTGGTTAAGAGCCTCAGATCATTATCCTTTTCATCAGGCAGGCATCCCCTGGCTCTACTTCGGTGTGCCGCCCCACAAGGATTACCACCAACCCAGTGACGAGGCGAGTAAGATAGATGTTAATTTTCTGGCCGCTGTTACGGAAACCGCCTATAAACTGTTAATAATTGACACTTATCTCTTGAATAACTAA
- a CDS encoding DEAD/DEAH box helicase: protein MSSSEKTFRELGLSEPLLRALDELGYEKPTPIQAASIDPLMAGKDILGQAQTGTGKTGAFALPLLNAIDPNRNVPQILVLAPTRELAVQVAEAFGSYSKFMKGLHVLPIYGGQSMHQQLNALRRGPQIVVGTPGRVMDHMRRGTLKLETLNALVLDEADEMLKMGFIDDIEWILEHTPQERQLALFSATMPEQIKRVANKYLQTPEHISIAASHTTVESIEQRFVQVSQHNKLEALVRVLEVENTEGIIIFVRTRNSCVELAEKLEARGYASSPLHGDMNQQARERAVDQLKRGKLDILIATDVAARGLDVERIGHVINYDIPYDTEAYVHRIGRTGRAGRTGMAILFVTHREMRMLRTIERATKSRISPMNVPSPETVAERRLSRLGEQVSNTIDNESLDFMHGAVAQLCQQLEVDTEVLAAALLNMVQQERPLQLPPIQERQRDSRDERNSRDRGERSDRAPRGRRESRPTPTNLGQADTLKDHPDVKMCRYVLDVGRDHGVGVGNIVGAVANEANIDSRYIGQIQLFDQITSIDLPEGMPKDVLQHLKKVRVCGKPLNIREAGSEMVNASDDNRAPRRRKPVGERKSHRKGNRDNG from the coding sequence ATGTCATCCAGTGAAAAAACTTTCCGCGAACTCGGCCTGTCCGAGCCTTTGTTGCGTGCTCTCGACGAGCTAGGTTATGAAAAACCTACGCCGATCCAGGCCGCCAGTATCGACCCCCTCATGGCGGGTAAAGATATTCTAGGCCAGGCGCAAACCGGTACGGGTAAAACCGGTGCCTTTGCCCTGCCCCTGCTCAACGCTATCGATCCTAATCGCAACGTGCCACAAATTCTGGTACTGGCACCGACCCGCGAACTGGCGGTACAGGTTGCCGAAGCCTTCGGTAGCTACTCCAAATTTATGAAAGGCCTGCACGTACTGCCTATCTACGGCGGTCAGAGCATGCATCAACAGCTTAACGCCCTGCGTCGTGGCCCACAGATCGTCGTGGGTACACCAGGCCGTGTCATGGACCATATGCGTCGTGGCACCCTTAAGCTAGAGACACTCAACGCCTTGGTACTCGATGAGGCCGACGAAATGCTCAAGATGGGCTTTATCGACGACATCGAATGGATCCTGGAACACACGCCACAGGAGCGTCAACTGGCACTCTTCTCGGCCACCATGCCTGAGCAGATCAAGCGCGTCGCCAACAAGTACCTGCAAACGCCGGAACACATCAGCATCGCCGCAAGCCACACCACGGTTGAGTCTATCGAGCAGCGTTTCGTGCAGGTGTCTCAGCACAACAAACTCGAGGCTCTGGTACGCGTACTGGAAGTGGAAAACACCGAAGGTATCATCATCTTCGTACGTACCCGTAACTCTTGTGTTGAGCTGGCCGAGAAGCTTGAAGCCCGTGGTTATGCCTCATCGCCACTGCATGGCGACATGAACCAACAGGCCCGTGAGCGCGCCGTCGATCAGCTTAAGCGTGGCAAGCTGGATATTCTGATCGCCACCGACGTGGCAGCCCGTGGTCTGGACGTTGAGCGTATCGGTCACGTGATCAACTATGATATCCCCTACGACACCGAAGCCTACGTACACCGTATCGGTCGTACCGGCCGCGCCGGTCGTACCGGTATGGCGATTCTGTTCGTCACCCACAGAGAGATGCGCATGCTGCGTACCATTGAGCGTGCGACCAAGAGCCGTATCTCGCCGATGAACGTGCCAAGCCCTGAGACAGTGGCCGAGCGTCGTCTGTCGCGTCTGGGTGAGCAGGTATCTAACACCATCGACAACGAATCCCTGGACTTCATGCATGGCGCCGTCGCCCAACTGTGTCAGCAACTGGAAGTGGACACAGAAGTGCTTGCGGCCGCGCTGTTGAACATGGTTCAGCAGGAGCGTCCTCTGCAACTGCCTCCTATCCAGGAGCGTCAGCGCGATAGCCGTGACGAGCGCAACTCGCGTGACCGTGGTGAACGCTCAGATCGTGCTCCTCGCGGCCGCCGCGAATCGCGTCCGACCCCGACAAACCTGGGCCAGGCCGATACCCTGAAAGATCATCCAGACGTCAAGATGTGCCGTTACGTGCTAGACGTGGGTCGTGACCATGGTGTGGGTGTAGGCAACATCGTCGGCGCCGTCGCTAACGAAGCCAACATCGACAGCCGCTACATAGGCCAGATCCAACTGTTCGATCAGATCACCTCGATCGATCTGCCAGAAGGCATGCCAAAGGATGTCCTGCAACACCTGAAGAAGGTACGCGTATGTGGTAAGCCACTAAACATCCGTGAAGCGGGCAGTGAAATGGTCAACGCCAGCGATGACAACCGAGCACCACGTCGTCGCAAGCCTGTGGGTGAGCGCAAGTCACACCGCAAGGGCAACAGAGACAACGGCTAA